A region of the Chaetodon trifascialis isolate fChaTrf1 chromosome 7, fChaTrf1.hap1, whole genome shotgun sequence genome:
ATTATCACTGTACGTACATGTACAATGATTAAAACAGAAGAGTCTTTACCATAAACATGTAGGACGGCAGCAGGTGCATCAGGACTATTTGACTGCTGACATACAACTCTTGTGCCGTTGTCGGAGAAGGATGTTCCCTTGAGGGTCCACACAGCCTGGGACTCATCTTTCTTCATGTGACAACTTCCATAGAGAGcctgaggagacagacagggaagagAGTGAAGAACGATTCAGAAGAGAGGACaatgaagaaagaagaagagatgaaaaaaagaatataCACGATTGCTCCTCTAGACCCAACCTGCACAGGTTAAGCCAGTACAGATAATGGACATATGGATGGTCAACATGCCACTGAAGGTTTTGCATTCAGATGAACAAGTTCACACTGTTCACAAATTTATGTCTTAATGCTACCAAACAAAACTTAAATGAAGTAGTCCTGGTTGTTTCGGCAACACCTGtggtaataatgataatttatCAATTATGCACAAGCTGCAATTACTTTTCTCATTCAATTTACTAGCTGATCTGAGAGATGTTGCTAACCtcctcagctttgtgttcatgtgtgtgtgacgaCAAGGGAGTGTTACtgaggggaagaggagaagagagtgaGGATAAGGAGGCAACCACCTGACCTGGGGGATATCTTCCACGTGGCCGTTTGGGCAGGTGAGGCTGTAGTTGCCGTGATTCCCGTAGTAAGTGAACATAAGGTCAGGAGACTCTTTTGGCACTCCACAGCGAAACACTGCAGGTTCTCCCACAGCCACTGAGACGTCAGCTGGGCGTGTCCGGTAAATGAGAGCTGCAGGCTTTGGTGCGCTGGTGGTGAGactcaaagtgttttcagctggAATAGTGATAAAGTgttgacaatgtgtgtgtgtttgtgtgtgagggaaaagacaaagaggaaacagcaaaaagtggaaaaaaaattaatgagaTCACTGATGAGTCTAACATAATTACAgataattaaaaacatatttatcaCCTTGTGTAAAATCTAGTCCTAAATCTTTCCATTTGTTGAGACTGGATTTGAATTCACTCAttatgtatgaatgaatgactaaAGTTTTGCTGAAAGTCTCATAAACACTGTCAAAGCAGGgtgtgcagtgcagctgcagtggtCAGTTTGATCCTGATCCTTTTATGACTTCTTCTATTTATGGCAATGTATGGGTGCTGATTTTATTTTGGGTTTTCTTTTGTCCCTTTTTAGAACTTGAAACTCCCATTGTCTTTTCCAGCTAATAGGGCCCAGATATAGTCATCTGCAAAcatctatttgcaaaaatatattcaggcgggaaaaaaaaaatttctacTTCAGTGTGCTCAAGCCTCTATTGCTCAATGCCAGTAGCACTTACCTTAGTGTTAGCTTTCAGAAGGGACTGAAACCATGCATTTTCTCTAAGTGGTTCGAGAACAGCTATCAAACTTTGGGTACGTCTTTCATCGTTTTTTTATGCTCATTTCTGCTGGAATGGTAAGAGGATGAAAAGACTGGAAACTCACaatttaaataaatcttttatATTGAAATCAATGACGTGGTTCGTTACCTGAGGAGGATGTGGTGATTTGGagcacagccagcagcagcacgcAGATATGAGAAacattcctcttcctcctcatctctcctgccctcctcttcttcattgtTTCCTCCACTCAGTCTCTCTTATTCCATAGGTTACTCTGCTAAACTGTGAACAGTAACTCAACTTTACTACAACTGTGAAGGAAGGCAATGCATGTCATAGCACAAGACTGCTTGTGTCTCCggtttcattcaaatgaaaatatagGCATTATTAACACTTGAATGACTTTTACAGATACAATGTGTCAACGCTTCATCAAAGAGTTACCAGGATTTTGTGAGATGAAAGTGAGTTGAGAAAGAACTGGTAACATCTGAatgtgaaataacaaaaaaaaaaaacaacctttttgtttctttggatATTTTCTGTACAATAATCATTAAGTTTACGATAATGCCAAGCTTTAATTGGACAGCTGACATGCTGAGAAAAATACAAGCAAACACAAccattttatatattttatcatCTTTCAAATGCAGTTTCTAATAACTGTATTGTAATCCCGTTACCCATAATTTTGACTCTTCTGTCACCAAATCAGTCTAGGTTTTTGTacagaagagaaataaaatgaaatggaaaaaactACCTTGAAATATGCAGGAAGCCAAAACTTGCAGATTAGTAACATTAACCGCAGAGTTAAGAGGAAATTCGCCAGCAGCTCCGCAGTTAACTTCCTTAtttgaggatgatgatggctcttctttcaaaataaaccctGTTTACGGTCAGAAGCCTTGACACCTTCTCTAAACTGTCATTCTGATATTTATATCTGCTGCCAGTGTCTAAATAAAGAGTGAAGAAGTCGTCACTGTCTCCACATAATGCTgactctctgtctcactccatACTCCCACTCTGAGGTTGGATATTAAAAACGCACCTGAAGGCATGTGGACATCTTCCTGGTTTACAAGATGGATTTCTGAGAATGGCAAACAGGTTGAGCAGGCCTGGCCTGAGCCTGTAAAAGCTGTGTGGGGAGAAACGTCAGCAAATCGAGCAAGGCTTTTCTTGCTGTGCCATTTACTCTCACTCttgtaacacacatacacacacactgatctgtAACCCCCCCGTGTCTCTACTTTGCCTACCGTCTCTCAGTCTTAGAGAATGAGCTTTAAATACTTGGATAACAAAATTTTACTTTCAAATAAGTTGCTTCTTGCTGAAGGACAAACAGCCTGACCTGCTGCCATCACAGCAGAAATGGCACCACATTGCTCTTGCACTTGTTTGAATGTCCAGTGTAAATTAATTATATTGCTTTGTTTATTGTTAGATAAAATGATAAGTTCAAAGAGAGAGTTTAAATTTAGGCTCTGCTGCTCTACACCCATGCCAGCATCTCTGTGAGGTTGTGGTCAGGTGCCATGAAGCCTGAAGCTAAACGCTACCATCATCATGATAACGTGCTCACATTGTAAATGCTCAGGCTCGCTGTGTTAACATGTttgttaacatgctaacttttGCTAATAGGTTGTTGGCAGTCACGTGACATTAAATTCAGACTGAGGGCCAGAAGTGAGAACTACAATAtatgagatgaaggaaagttcttactgggTTAGTTTGTATGAAATTACGAGAGAAGGGTTTAAACATAAATCAGACCATATGTTAGATGTGACTCTTACGTTACGAAAAGAAGTGATTTTTCAGCTGAATCAAAGTTTTGCTGCTAATGAGACAGTGGGTATAAGCAAGACGTCGCTCTACTCTCGAAAACAAACGAAAGCAGACTAAATTATGGAGGTATAAAATGCATTATCAACGGTTGGTTCCACGACCTCGGTACCAAAGTGCTCCGGGATGActgtcgttttgtttttttcaaggctgcgcagcttttattttccagtgGATTAACCGGGCAGCAAACTTTCTGCACCGCggtgctgaatgttgatgtttacaATACGGTTGCCTGCTCAGTTAACCCCTCCCAAAGGTCCGCTGAAACAGCACTAAATAACAAGACAGGATACGTTCATCTGTTTTATGTCAAAGTGTCAATGCTGATTTAATGTGGATTAACAGAACAGCGAACTTTCGGAGCTGCTGTGCTGAGTGACGCTGATGTTTACGTTCGGGTAGTTTGGTCGGTTGACCACTCCCAGAGGTTTTAGTGAAACGCCACTGAAGACGTGGATCATCTGAAAACAGGACAGGGTATGttattttggcatttctgcattttttacCTTTATGAACAACAGCATTTGGTACTCAACCAAAGCTCCTCCTGGTTTCTTGGTTTTATCGATCTGAGCAACCGTAAACGACGCAAAACGAcggcattttgagtgtgttatCGTGCTTCCCACGCACAaaatcacttctggccctccatctgcagttcgcGCCACAACAATagagtgacgtgacgtcatcTGTAAACAACCTATTGCTTAAGTTTAGACACATAACACAACTGATGTTAagtagttttgcaggtgttttacaGGAAAGTCAGGTGTTCTCCAAAGTTCATCCAATGGTCACATGAAATATAAGTTGTAAATTTCTAACAGTTGCCAAACTACAAATCAGGAATCTTGTGTGTAAACACAAGTCCACCTTACTGGAGATCTCTTTCACTGGGTATCTGGCAACTTTGACCTGTTGCTAGAGGAaagtcagtgctctctggtggtcATGACTGCCCAAACTGTTCAAATATTCAAGTACGTTAAAAAGCTTGTCAAAACATTGTCCAATACTAAATAACTGTGCAGGAAACCATCAAACTGAGACATCAAATGGTGATAAACACGTCAGTGATGATTTTGACACTATTTGAATGCCATACACCCTCAACAGATGTAACACTCAGACTGAGAGACAACCACAAGTTCCCCATTTACAGAAGACTATGTTCcgttctgctgtttattttctgcttttgtctaAGTTCTTATTTTCTCTACATTAACTGCTTTCTTCTCATATGTAATTTTTCAATTTTTGTAccaaattaaacacacacatatctatctatctatctatctatctatctatctatctatctatctatctatctatctatctatctatctatctatctatctatctatcttacATACATATGTTTAACTTTCTTGTAAAACATTGCACCAtttactgtgtcactgtggtCACTGTGGCATGCAAATGATTTGGAGGCACCAGCTGACCCCTCCCAGCATCTCATAGAGAATCACATGTGTCAGAGCTTTGCTTGGATATCATTTGTCCAAAACTATCTTACATTTTCAGAACTGCACAGctctaatttatttattttgcttcctccttccttctgaTCCATGCTGCTTGCCATCACGCCTACTTATGAAAGATAAAATCAATTCCCCAAATTTCAAATCTGTCTGGAAAGTTTGGATTTTCCATTGATGTGGAGAAGATGATCATCACAATTCTGGTACTTTTGATCCTGAAGCCAGGTAAGGAGagatattttttcaattaaggCTACACTTCAAGGTCTGTAAAAGCATATTGCACTGTTCTGTGTCTACATCACAAATTAGGCAGAGGATAGACACATCCAGTCATATGAATTCTGATCTGTTAAAACCTGAACGAGATACACCCAGCAGGGACATAGTTTCATTTTCACAGGAGATGGGGTtcaagagacaacagcagattTCCGTTTGATATGCAATCTAAAATCTCATGCAGCcatctgaaaaacagacaaaaaaaaccaaacaaaaaatcTTCTCATCCTGAATTGATAGCATATTTATTGTTGCAGAACAGTATGTTTCCGTTTATTCTCGTGCGTCTTCTTTTAATCCTGCATTTACAGGAAATCAGTAAAACTGATAAAgcacatcatgacatcatgatCTCTCTGCAGGAACTGTGAATGCTGCATCCCCAGTGACCTTTGAAAACCTAAATCCTTGTGCTTTAAAAGGATCATCGGTGGAGTTCAGGTGCTCATACAACTACAGTGATAAGGAAATTGTTAGTAAGACTGCATGGTTCAAAGGGGAATTAAAAGATGGCCTCTGGAAACGTGTTGCGCTCTCAAGCCTTCTTTCATATCAAAATCGTACTGAATATGTTGGTGACCTGCAGCATGACTGTAGCCTGGCAATTCATGACCTGCAAGACAATGACACTGGACATTACTACTTCAGGTTTGATACGGATGCGTATGGATGGCGTAGTAAAGGTTCTGTGTATCTGACTGTCACAGGTAAAATGAATTTACATTGAGTGTTATTCTTCAAGTTTAACAATTCCAGCTTTTCTTAACACCATGGTCTCCGTTTCTTTAACTGATGTCCAGAGCTGAGTGCCACGGTGTACCCTGAcagtgtcagagcaggagaCAACGTTACTCTTGAATGTAAAACATCCTGCCAACTTCCCAGCATGGTTTGGTTCAAAGATGGACGTCAAATAGCCAAACCAGAGTTCCAGGCTCAGGGAGAGGATTCAGGGAATTATGTATGTGCTATTGAAGGACAGGAGTCAGCGACATCGGAGCCCGTGCTTCTGGATGTTCAGTGTAAGTATCTTTATTATGACGTTATTGGTTGAGAAAGGTAatataaagcaaacaaaatctGAATACCTTTAtgttatttcactgtgtgaTGTATGTACATTAGTTATGTACTGTAATTCCAGATTCTACAGGCAGACCCCTGTTGGAGCTGGCACTAATGGGTTTATCTCCACATGTATGCACACTATCCGGACCTCAGCTTTGCTCCCAAAATCTGATATTTTCTTCAGTTAATGATGATGGAGCAGGGGGCCCTAAGTCTTAGAGGTCTACACCTATAGTCACAGAATCTGGAGTTACATTATGTAactatttttccattttgcatAAGTTTAACCCTGTAAGAGCTGTCACTATTAGGATAAGAGTGAAGCTGATGTAGCTAACATCTACTGTGACACCAATGTCCACAAGCAGGCAACATACACCAGGCCACAACCCTGCAAACATAATTTTAAGACAGGGAGGTACTGATTGGTCCCCATGCAGCCCGTTAATAAGAGATGATGGGATCAGAGGCATACGGTTTTTTAAATCGCCTATTCTTTGTGAATTTACGCTTTGTCTATAAATAATCGTGATCatgcatgaatatttcattttaaacccACTTAGGTGCAAAAAAGACTATAAGTGAATGTATACAACAGCACGTTGGTTGCATTTTTAATACAGATCCTCCTTTGAACGTGTCGGTTGAGGTGAATTATTCTGGCCACCTGACAGTGGACAGCAGTGTGaatctgacctgcagcagtgctgctAACCCTCCAGCAGACAACTACACCTGGTACAGAGGTACTGTTTCCAGTTTCAGTTCCATGGTCCAGGTGGGCTCAGGACAAGTGCTGCCTATTCCCTCTTTGGGGGCATCCCCCACATTCTACATCTGCCAGGCCTGGAACCCCCTGGGGGAAGACAAGTCAAGTGAGGTGCCGCTGATAGTGGATGGAACAGACAGTGACGGTGAGTGTACGGCGGAGATAAGAAGATTAATACACTGAGCAGTTATGAGCTGTGTTGATTGTGACCATTAACTCATCCAGAGGGGAATGATAGTCCGAAAAGTGCAAACTAGCCTGATTGGAAGAACGTTTAAGTGGgtttaaattaacattttattcattACATATGTAACCCTAAATATGGAGTTAAATTAAAAACTATGTTTAAA
Encoded here:
- the LOC139334228 gene encoding uncharacterized protein, with the translated sequence MKKRRAGEMRRKRNVSHICVLLLAVLQITTSSSAENTLSLTTSAPKPAALIYRTRPADVSVAVGEPAVFRCGVPKESPDLMFTYYGNHGNYSLTCPNGHVEDIPQALYGSCHMKKDESQAVWTLKGTSFSDNGTRVVCQQSNSPDAPAAVLHVYDNGTSYATLIGCTIGGFFGVLLVAGLLYTMLQRSETLQKCFRGKETDDDMSTIVTKD
- the LOC139333810 gene encoding cell adhesion molecule CEACAM6-like gives rise to the protein MIITILVLLILKPGTVNAASPVTFENLNPCALKGSSVEFRCSYNYSDKEIVSKTAWFKGELKDGLWKRVALSSLLSYQNRTEYVGDLQHDCSLAIHDLQDNDTGHYYFRFDTDAYGWRSKGSVYLTVTELSATVYPDSVRAGDNVTLECKTSCQLPSMVWFKDGRQIAKPEFQAQGEDSGNYVCAIEGQESATSEPVLLDVQYPPLNVSVEVNYSGHLTVDSSVNLTCSSAANPPADNYTWYRGTVSSFSSMVQVGSGQVLPIPSLGASPTFYICQAWNPLGEDKSSEVPLIVDGTDSDANHLILLVGVGVKVVIVLLLTLVIIWACLRRWRRKSAVDKEENSCDYENVSSVQMSKRNNNK